One Sodalis praecaptivus DNA segment encodes these proteins:
- a CDS encoding MFS transporter, whose translation MARSKQAPTAQHDETSSESDTSPQHATKGISGMALLVAGAFFMEYLDGTVIATALPQMARDFGVAAVDLNIGMSAYLITLAVLIPVSGWTADRYGARNIFSAALLIFTLSSFLCGLTQNVGEFIAMRVVQGIGGAMMVPVGRLAVLRNTPKNQLIVAIATLTWPALVAPILGPPLGGFITSYASWRWIFFINIPLGIAAMIIAWIIIPNVSENKPQPFDKMGFVSMGLAMLCLVTALELCSQLPVNWPAVWLLLAVGLLALVIALRHLRRARYPMVRLDALRIHTFRITMGGGTLFRITVSSVPFLLPLLFQVGFGMDPFHAGILVLAVFAGNLAMKPATTPLMRRFGFRPILLVNGALCVLSLLVCATFTPDTSPAWVMLMLFWGGLCRSMQFTGISSLAFADVPAGEMSSANTLFSTALQLSAGLGITLGALAVRAGELIARHSGLDAIPGIAFRLAFVFIALVTAVGLIDLLRLPANAGDGVARKTPNRK comes from the coding sequence ATGGCCAGGAGTAAACAGGCGCCAACAGCGCAGCACGACGAGACGTCCTCGGAAAGCGATACGTCGCCACAGCACGCAACCAAGGGCATTTCAGGTATGGCGCTACTGGTGGCAGGCGCCTTCTTTATGGAATATCTCGACGGTACGGTGATCGCGACCGCCCTGCCGCAAATGGCCCGTGATTTCGGCGTGGCGGCGGTGGATTTAAACATCGGTATGAGCGCCTATCTTATTACTCTGGCGGTGCTGATACCCGTCAGCGGGTGGACGGCGGATCGCTACGGCGCGCGCAACATTTTCAGCGCCGCTCTGTTGATTTTCACCCTCTCCTCTTTTCTCTGTGGGCTGACGCAAAACGTCGGCGAGTTCATCGCCATGCGGGTGGTCCAGGGTATCGGCGGCGCCATGATGGTGCCGGTCGGCCGCCTGGCGGTATTGCGCAACACGCCGAAAAATCAATTGATTGTCGCCATCGCTACCCTGACCTGGCCCGCCTTGGTCGCGCCCATTCTCGGGCCGCCGCTGGGGGGATTTATCACCAGCTACGCCAGTTGGCGCTGGATTTTCTTTATCAATATTCCGCTGGGGATAGCAGCGATGATTATCGCCTGGATCATCATTCCCAATGTGAGTGAAAACAAGCCACAACCTTTCGACAAAATGGGCTTTGTCTCGATGGGCCTGGCGATGCTCTGCCTGGTCACCGCGCTGGAGCTTTGCAGCCAGCTGCCGGTCAACTGGCCGGCGGTCTGGCTGCTGCTGGCGGTGGGGCTGCTCGCTCTGGTCATTGCCTTACGCCACCTACGTCGCGCGCGTTATCCGATGGTGCGCTTGGATGCGCTGCGCATTCACACGTTCCGCATTACCATGGGCGGCGGAACGCTGTTCCGTATTACCGTCAGTTCGGTACCTTTCCTGCTGCCGCTGCTGTTCCAAGTGGGCTTCGGCATGGACCCTTTTCATGCCGGCATATTGGTGCTGGCGGTTTTCGCCGGCAACCTGGCGATGAAACCGGCGACAACGCCGCTGATGCGCCGCTTCGGTTTCCGGCCAATCCTACTGGTGAATGGCGCGCTGTGCGTCCTGTCGCTCCTGGTCTGCGCCACCTTCACCCCCGACACATCGCCGGCGTGGGTCATGCTGATGCTTTTTTGGGGCGGGCTGTGCCGCTCAATGCAATTCACCGGCATCAGCTCGCTGGCGTTTGCCGATGTTCCCGCCGGCGAAATGAGTTCCGCCAATACGCTGTTTAGCACCGCGCTGCAATTGTCGGCGGGTCTGGGGATTACCCTGGGCGCGCTCGCCGTTCGCGCGGGTGAGCTTATCGCCCGGCATAGCGGGTTGGATGCGATACCGGGCATCGCTTTTCGGCTGGCGTTTGTGTTTATCGCGCTGGTTACCGCCGTCGGGCTTATCGATCTGCTGCGTTTACCGGCTAATGCCGGCGACGGCGTGGCGCGAAAAACACCTAACCGTAAATGA
- a CDS encoding penicillin-binding transpeptidase domain-containing protein, translated as MSTAKKTPRAPTPYLGSRFTLLCLGVLCCLLLLLARVGYLQLLKRPMLEKQADARSLRTMPIQTNRGTLTDRNGEVLALSVPSRTIIADPKVILAARPDFNDGKWRYLAEALKMPLADLQRIIAQDPSRRYVALGRKIESGIAQDIMKLHLKGISSLFDDSRYYPMSEAAAPLIGIVGADNQGLNGIERGFDNLLQGKPGMRQYRQDGDNNEIALVNYTAPQQAPDVTLSIDKFDQYALYSHLRAGVILNKADSGAAVLVKVSTGEILAMASYPSFNPNNFADATPQSMRDVAISDSFEPGSTVKPLVVMAGLQQHLIQPNSVLDTTPYRINGHLIRDVGHWPRLTITGILQKSSDIGVSHIAMAMPASVLVNLYQSFGLGKPTGLGITGETSGYFPFNRQRWADIERATFSFGYGLRATPLQIAREYATIGALGVYRPLSITRVTPPVMGKRVMDAGIVRTVLHMMESDALPGGSGVRAAVPGYRLAIKTGTAEKMGPSGKYDGGYINYTAGVAPASNPQVALVIVVNHPTAGDHFGGSVASPIFGQAMGAVLRHMNIAPDAMPEKPPADNPTPAAGKAMVMNGGRSGGGA; from the coding sequence ATGTCGACCGCCAAAAAAACGCCGCGCGCCCCTACCCCTTATCTGGGCTCCCGCTTTACCTTGTTATGCCTGGGCGTATTGTGCTGCTTGCTACTGCTATTGGCGCGCGTCGGCTATTTGCAGCTTCTCAAACGACCGATGCTGGAAAAGCAGGCGGACGCCCGTTCGCTGCGCACCATGCCGATTCAGACCAACCGCGGTACCCTCACCGATCGCAATGGCGAGGTGTTGGCGCTCAGCGTTCCTTCGCGCACTATCATTGCCGATCCGAAAGTGATCCTGGCCGCCCGTCCCGATTTTAATGACGGCAAATGGCGCTATCTGGCGGAGGCGTTGAAAATGCCGCTGGCGGATTTACAGCGTATCATCGCGCAGGATCCGTCTCGCCGCTATGTCGCGCTCGGACGCAAAATCGAATCAGGTATCGCTCAGGATATTATGAAGCTGCATCTTAAAGGGATAAGCAGCCTGTTCGACGACAGCCGCTACTATCCGATGAGCGAAGCGGCGGCGCCGCTTATCGGCATTGTGGGCGCCGACAACCAGGGGCTAAACGGTATCGAGCGCGGTTTCGATAATTTGTTGCAGGGCAAACCGGGCATGCGGCAATACCGTCAAGACGGCGATAATAACGAAATTGCGCTGGTCAATTATACAGCCCCCCAACAGGCGCCCGATGTTACGCTGAGTATCGATAAATTCGATCAGTATGCGCTTTATTCCCATCTGCGCGCCGGGGTGATTTTAAACAAAGCCGACTCCGGGGCGGCGGTGCTGGTCAAAGTAAGCACCGGCGAGATCCTGGCGATGGCCTCTTACCCCTCTTTCAATCCCAATAACTTCGCCGATGCCACGCCGCAGAGCATGCGTGATGTGGCCATTAGCGACAGCTTCGAGCCAGGCTCGACGGTGAAACCGCTGGTGGTCATGGCCGGGTTGCAGCAGCATTTGATCCAGCCCAATTCGGTGCTGGATACAACCCCTTATCGCATTAACGGGCATTTGATCCGCGATGTGGGCCATTGGCCGCGGCTAACTATTACCGGGATTTTGCAGAAATCCAGCGATATCGGCGTTTCGCACATCGCCATGGCGATGCCCGCCAGCGTACTGGTGAATCTTTACCAATCCTTTGGTTTGGGCAAACCCACCGGGCTGGGCATCACAGGGGAAACCAGCGGCTATTTCCCTTTTAATCGGCAGCGCTGGGCGGATATTGAGCGCGCCACCTTTTCCTTTGGCTATGGTCTGCGCGCCACGCCGCTGCAAATCGCGCGCGAATACGCCACCATCGGCGCCTTGGGCGTTTACCGGCCGCTGTCCATCACCCGCGTAACGCCGCCCGTCATGGGTAAACGGGTTATGGACGCCGGCATTGTGCGTACCGTATTGCATATGATGGAAAGCGATGCGCTGCCCGGCGGAAGCGGGGTACGCGCGGCGGTACCGGGCTATCGGCTGGCTATTAAAACGGGAACCGCCGAGAAGATGGGTCCCAGCGGCAAATACGACGGCGGCTACATCAACTATACCGCCGGCGTGGCGCCGGCCAGCAATCCGCAGGTCGCGCTGGTCATTGTCGTCAACCATCCCACCGCCGGCGACCATTTCGGCGGCTCGGTGGCATCGCCGATTTTCGGCCAGGCCATGGGCGCCGTGCTGCGGCACATGAATATTGCGCCGGACGCGATGCCGGAGAAACCGCCGGCCGATAACCCGACGCCCGCCGCCGGCAAGGCGATGGTCATGAACGGTGGACGGTCTGGCGGCGGCGCGTAA
- a CDS encoding MASE1 domain-containing protein, with product MKPAAMSYIPNIPILGIWLLVYYLSGIISVQFDNPELHVALIWFPAGVATAAFLHYAMRHWPLLLLTFIIIDFSVSHPSSEHLIFNMVFAVVSLPSSLAIAWIIKRFSRPGDDINIIFYWFITTILVSLLDSLCFALVFAFETQKAFGQIFWAWFIADISGNFFSTTVIMGFLNNRLRPAPLAARHLLLGAIIWVCMVLYTTWAFSGNVNALNFGKATGLRDIVLFTSILLPVVLTAFMTLVCGNRGGALALLTLGSVMIFYADKGIGPLFLKRLHANEALLLVQVYLTATSLFLVFLRVITHNISHMTSDGQLRHQRQAIYQLNLTNGSLSWDNLPPPLAALPLATLNNRQRLIAQLHPGDQARLAKHWRTDAFVHKFPTIRFRLQDAQGDWLHVTDSGAVLIDDRGSLVIVGNWSLSS from the coding sequence ATGAAACCAGCGGCAATGTCTTATATCCCCAATATACCGATACTGGGGATATGGTTATTGGTTTATTATCTTTCTGGGATAATATCGGTTCAGTTTGACAATCCCGAGTTGCATGTTGCCCTTATCTGGTTTCCGGCGGGCGTCGCCACAGCGGCATTTCTCCATTATGCCATGCGGCATTGGCCGTTACTGCTGCTGACATTTATTATTATCGATTTTTCGGTGAGCCATCCCTCAAGCGAGCATCTCATTTTCAATATGGTGTTTGCCGTGGTTTCGTTGCCATCCTCTCTGGCCATCGCTTGGATTATCAAGCGGTTTTCCCGCCCTGGCGATGATATCAACATCATATTTTACTGGTTCATCACGACTATTCTGGTCAGCCTACTGGATTCTCTTTGCTTTGCGCTGGTCTTCGCATTCGAGACCCAAAAAGCCTTTGGGCAGATTTTCTGGGCGTGGTTCATCGCCGATATCAGCGGCAACTTCTTCTCCACGACCGTCATCATGGGATTCCTCAATAACCGGCTACGGCCCGCCCCCCTCGCAGCGCGGCATTTACTCCTTGGCGCGATAATCTGGGTGTGTATGGTGCTCTACACTACGTGGGCTTTTAGCGGCAATGTCAATGCCCTCAACTTCGGTAAAGCGACAGGCTTACGCGACATTGTGTTATTCACTTCGATCCTGTTACCCGTGGTTCTCACCGCCTTTATGACGCTCGTTTGCGGTAACCGCGGTGGAGCGCTGGCACTGCTGACGTTAGGGAGCGTGATGATCTTTTATGCGGATAAAGGCATCGGCCCGTTATTTCTCAAAAGATTGCATGCTAATGAAGCGTTACTGCTGGTACAGGTCTATTTGACGGCAACCTCCCTGTTCTTGGTTTTTCTGCGGGTAATTACGCATAATATCAGCCATATGACCTCCGACGGTCAATTACGCCACCAGCGCCAGGCCATTTATCAGCTCAATCTCACTAACGGCTCGCTGAGTTGGGATAATCTCCCCCCGCCGTTGGCGGCGCTTCCCCTCGCAACGCTTAATAACAGACAACGGCTCATTGCACAGCTGCATCCGGGCGATCAAGCGCGGCTAGCTAAGCATTGGCGCACCGATGCATTTGTTCATAAATTCCCCACGATACGCTTCAGGCTGCAAGATGCACAGGGCGACTGGTTACACGTTACCGACAGCGGTGCGGTTCTGATCGACGATCGTGGTTCGTTAGTCATTGTTGGGAATTGGTCTTTATCTTCTTAA